A single genomic interval of Asinibacterium sp. OR53 harbors:
- a CDS encoding DUF547 domain-containing protein, with protein MTLYANSQKVYVTGDKVNDFAVGTVLNDKTQAVHFRQLQGELTVLDFFGTWCAPCIKAIPHLEELQKQFAGKLSVVLVSTETRGILSDFIMKRPGFPFPLIIDTDQSVTALFQPPSYPYTIVLNKAGVIVAVSNAAALTENAIKGWLEQPKSVVVQNTEAAKAAAVIVMPIKPTKGTYGKLIQLSQDFIYAARTGNATTGLVSQLAGIDFATLPGLLKDDAEKKAFWINIYNGFTQYLLKQNKGAYQNRSRFFGSGQINIGGHLFSLDEIEHGILRRSKIKWSEGYLNKPFPSKTEKILRVDAVDYRIHFALNCGAESCPPIAFYDPGNINKQLDMATRAYLLGEATYDSVSNTLQLPKLMSWFRGDFGGKQKMKALVRDIGILPSGKDPLIRFKPYSWNLHLDHYNS; from the coding sequence ATGACACTTTATGCCAATTCGCAGAAAGTATATGTGACGGGGGATAAGGTAAACGACTTTGCTGTTGGAACTGTCTTGAATGATAAGACGCAGGCAGTTCATTTCCGCCAACTACAGGGCGAACTGACCGTGCTCGATTTTTTTGGTACCTGGTGTGCGCCTTGTATCAAAGCCATACCTCACCTTGAGGAACTGCAGAAACAATTTGCCGGTAAATTAAGTGTCGTACTTGTTTCAACGGAAACACGGGGAATATTATCTGATTTTATAATGAAGAGACCCGGTTTTCCTTTCCCTTTGATCATTGACACAGACCAGTCAGTCACTGCGCTGTTCCAGCCGCCATCATATCCTTATACGATCGTGCTGAATAAAGCAGGTGTGATTGTAGCTGTATCCAATGCCGCTGCCTTAACGGAAAATGCGATAAAAGGATGGTTGGAACAGCCTAAGTCCGTGGTTGTACAGAACACGGAGGCTGCTAAAGCAGCAGCTGTAATAGTAATGCCTATAAAACCTACAAAAGGAACATACGGCAAACTGATTCAATTATCACAGGATTTTATATATGCTGCCAGGACAGGGAATGCAACAACAGGCCTGGTATCACAACTGGCAGGTATAGACTTTGCAACATTGCCCGGCTTATTGAAAGACGATGCGGAAAAGAAAGCTTTCTGGATCAATATCTATAACGGTTTCACACAATACTTGTTAAAGCAAAACAAAGGGGCCTACCAAAACAGGAGCCGTTTTTTTGGTTCCGGTCAAATCAATATTGGCGGACATCTTTTCAGCCTGGATGAAATAGAACACGGGATATTGCGGCGCTCAAAAATAAAATGGAGCGAGGGTTATCTGAATAAACCCTTCCCGTCAAAAACAGAAAAAATTTTGCGTGTAGACGCGGTAGATTACCGTATTCATTTTGCACTGAATTGCGGAGCGGAAAGCTGCCCGCCCATCGCTTTTTATGATCCCGGCAACATTAATAAACAGTTGGATATGGCTACCAGGGCCTACCTGCTTGGCGAAGCAACCTATGACAGCGTATCCAATACCCTGCAATTGCCGAAGCTGATGAGTTGGTTCCGCGGTGATTTTGGCGGGAAGCAAAAAATGAAAGCTCTTGTAAGGGATATAGGCATTCTACCGTCTGGCAAGGATCCGCTTATCCGATTTAAACCCTATAGCTGGAATTTGCACCTTGATCATTATAATAGCTAA
- a CDS encoding fasciclin domain-containing protein yields the protein MKTRLYRRKWMLTLPLILLFAGSCTKENNNSSGGNTITDVVSGNASFSLLKTAVVKAGLATTLSGSGTFTVFAPDDNAFQTSGISASTIGSLSSDQLKNILLYHTLTSKIMSADVPAGPNASVKAANGGELFVTKNSSGVFVNGVKVTQADVPASNGVIHVINRVLLPPAGNLVQVTQSDTGFSYLVAAVLRASQGSTNVAQVLSGNGPFTVFAPTNQAFRNAGFSSEAAINAADPNTLAAILTYHVIGARVFSSDLVNGAMVTTLNGGKVTIGLTNGATVKGNSNKTASAIIATNIMATNGVVHVIDQVLLP from the coding sequence ATGAAAACCAGGCTTTATCGTAGAAAATGGATGCTTACCCTGCCGCTCATTTTATTATTTGCGGGTTCCTGCACCAAGGAAAACAACAACTCGTCCGGCGGCAATACCATCACCGATGTAGTGTCGGGTAATGCCAGTTTCAGCTTATTGAAAACTGCAGTTGTTAAAGCGGGTTTGGCAACCACTCTCAGCGGCAGCGGTACTTTTACTGTTTTTGCTCCTGATGATAATGCGTTTCAGACATCAGGCATCAGTGCATCAACCATTGGCTCATTATCATCTGATCAGTTAAAGAATATACTGCTCTATCACACCCTTACTTCAAAGATCATGTCGGCAGATGTTCCCGCCGGACCCAATGCATCTGTAAAGGCAGCCAACGGAGGAGAATTATTTGTGACCAAAAACAGCAGCGGTGTATTTGTGAACGGGGTGAAGGTTACACAGGCTGATGTTCCGGCCAGTAATGGTGTGATCCATGTCATCAATCGTGTATTGCTGCCTCCGGCAGGCAACCTGGTGCAGGTGACCCAGAGTGATACCGGTTTCTCTTACCTCGTGGCTGCTGTATTACGGGCTTCACAAGGCAGCACCAATGTTGCCCAGGTATTATCAGGAAATGGTCCGTTCACTGTATTTGCTCCTACCAACCAGGCGTTCCGAAATGCCGGTTTCTCCTCAGAGGCCGCTATCAATGCAGCAGATCCCAATACGCTGGCAGCTATCTTAACTTATCATGTAATAGGGGCAAGGGTATTCTCTTCAGATTTAGTGAATGGAGCGATGGTTACTACTTTGAATGGCGGTAAAGTTACAATAGGCCTTACAAATGGAGCAACAGTTAAAGGCAACAGTAATAAAACGGCTTCCGCTATCATTGCCACTAATATCATGGCCACCAACGGAGTAGTGCACGTGATTGACCAGGTTTTGCTGCCTTAA
- a CDS encoding purine-nucleoside phosphorylase has translation MNLLQQIKETRDFLFSKGSMQPETGIVLGTGLHQLLNYVDVKQTIPYADIPGFPISTVEYHKGNLIYGSMAGKNVLIMQGRFHAYEGYTMQQIVFPVRVMKLLGIQRLFLSNAAGGINLQFKKGDLVLVDDHINLLAGNPLSGKNYDELGSRFPDMSEPYDLHLKYLLQQKANELGIELKKGVYAAVHGPNLETKAEYRYLKNIGADMVGMSTVPEVIAAVHMQLPCIAVSVITDECDPDHLKPVNIEEIIEIAGMADSKLSHLFVEAIKVL, from the coding sequence ATGAATTTACTGCAACAAATAAAAGAAACCAGGGATTTCCTCTTCAGCAAAGGAAGTATGCAACCTGAAACAGGAATTGTATTGGGAACCGGTTTGCATCAGTTACTCAACTATGTCGATGTAAAACAGACCATTCCTTATGCGGATATTCCGGGCTTCCCTATCTCTACCGTAGAATACCATAAAGGTAATTTGATCTATGGAAGTATGGCAGGTAAAAACGTTCTGATTATGCAAGGTCGTTTTCATGCTTACGAGGGCTATACGATGCAACAAATCGTATTTCCGGTAAGAGTCATGAAGTTGCTTGGAATACAAAGGCTGTTTTTGTCGAATGCGGCCGGGGGGATTAATTTACAATTTAAAAAAGGTGATTTGGTTTTGGTTGATGATCATATCAACCTGCTTGCCGGCAATCCTTTAAGTGGTAAGAATTACGATGAGCTAGGCAGTCGCTTCCCTGATATGAGCGAGCCTTACGATCTGCATCTCAAATACCTGTTACAGCAAAAGGCAAATGAATTGGGCATTGAATTAAAGAAGGGCGTTTATGCCGCTGTTCACGGACCTAACCTGGAAACAAAAGCCGAATACCGATACCTGAAAAACATAGGAGCAGACATGGTAGGTATGTCTACTGTTCCGGAAGTAATCGCAGCCGTTCATATGCAATTACCTTGTATCGCTGTTTCGGTCATTACAGACGAATGTGACCCTGATCATCTTAAACCTGTAAATATTGAAGAGATTATTGAAATAGCTGGTATGGCAGATAGCAAGTTGTCCCATTTATTTGTTGAGGCAATAAAGGTGTTATGA
- a CDS encoding glutamate-5-semialdehyde dehydrogenase, which yields MDYKEYFERARSATRAMIRLAPAQTDAVLKELASILVQETDAVLAANKKDLNRMDAADPKYDRLLLTAARIQDIANDILKVAALPTPLGNVIDEKILPNGLEVSRVRVPLGVVGIIYEARPNVTMDVFALCFKTGNVCILKGGSDAAFSNMLLIGIIHRALHKHRVDTAVAQLLPAEREATTALMNATGLVDVLIPRGSQQLIDHVRQNSRVPVIETGAGIVHTYFDETGDVEKGKQIICNAKTRRVSVCNALDCLLIDSSRLEVLSELALPLAEKQVEIYADTASYANLEGHYPPALLHHAQQEHYGTEFLSLRMAIKTVQGIDEALDHIAAHSSKHSEAIISENTEHQRLFLNQVDAAAVYVNASTAFTDGAQFGLGAEIGISTQKLHARGPMGLEELTSYKWIVKGTGQIRN from the coding sequence ATGGATTATAAGGAATATTTTGAACGGGCCCGCAGCGCTACCAGGGCAATGATTCGATTGGCGCCCGCGCAGACAGATGCTGTATTGAAAGAATTGGCTTCTATATTGGTGCAGGAAACAGATGCGGTACTCGCTGCCAATAAGAAGGATCTTAACAGGATGGATGCGGCTGACCCAAAGTACGATCGCCTCTTGCTTACTGCAGCAAGGATACAGGATATTGCGAATGATATTTTGAAGGTTGCCGCATTACCTACTCCTTTAGGAAATGTGATCGATGAAAAAATATTGCCCAATGGATTGGAAGTGTCGCGGGTTCGTGTGCCATTAGGTGTTGTAGGCATCATTTACGAAGCGCGCCCCAATGTAACGATGGATGTATTTGCACTGTGTTTCAAAACAGGCAATGTGTGTATCTTAAAGGGTGGCAGTGACGCTGCTTTTTCCAATATGTTGCTGATAGGTATCATTCACCGGGCGTTGCACAAGCATCGGGTAGATACTGCGGTGGCGCAACTATTACCTGCTGAACGAGAAGCTACTACTGCGTTAATGAATGCTACAGGTTTGGTAGATGTGCTGATTCCCCGTGGCAGCCAGCAATTGATCGATCATGTTCGGCAAAACAGCCGCGTGCCTGTGATAGAAACCGGGGCTGGTATCGTACATACTTATTTTGATGAAACAGGGGATGTAGAAAAAGGAAAGCAGATCATCTGCAATGCCAAAACACGAAGGGTAAGCGTATGTAATGCCCTCGACTGTTTGCTGATAGACAGCAGCCGCTTAGAGGTATTGTCCGAACTGGCGCTGCCACTTGCAGAAAAGCAGGTAGAAATTTATGCCGATACTGCAAGTTATGCAAACCTGGAAGGGCACTATCCTCCTGCATTGCTGCATCATGCACAACAAGAGCACTATGGAACGGAATTCCTGTCACTCCGGATGGCGATCAAAACAGTGCAGGGTATCGACGAGGCCTTGGATCATATCGCCGCACATAGCTCAAAACACAGCGAAGCAATCATTTCAGAAAATACCGAGCACCAACGTTTGTTCCTCAACCAGGTTGATGCCGCTGCCGTTTATGTAAATGCTTCCACCGCTTTTACCGATGGAGCGCAGTTTGGCCTCGGTGCAGAGATCGGCATCAGTACACAGAAACTGCATGCCCGTGGCCCGATGGGGCTGGAAGAACTCACCAGCTATAAATGGATCGTCAAAGGAACCGGGCAGATACGTAACTGA
- the proB gene encoding glutamate 5-kinase, producing MGSHYKRVVVKIGSNVLTQRDGLPDITRIKNITSQLAQLKDREVEVILVSSGAVASGRSLISVPERTDAIAARQLLAAVGQVQLINTYSSLFQEHRMLCAQVLVTKEDFRDRKHYLNMKNCFQILLQNKVVPIVNENDVVSVTELMFTDNDELAGLVAAMLDADALIILSNVDGVYNGDPRQEGAQVIEEIRARETHFASFVSPGKSQFGRGGMVTKSVMAQKVARLGIPVHIANGKKDNVLPDLLDNKLTHTRFVPDKNASGTKKWLATAANAATGVVQINEGAKAALLSGKATSLLPVGVTAILSDFQKGDIIQVVDEAAQLVGLGIAQYGSDKAQERIGARNQKALVHYDYFYLSV from the coding sequence ATGGGTTCTCATTATAAACGCGTGGTTGTCAAGATTGGTTCCAATGTGCTCACACAGCGTGACGGACTGCCCGATATTACAAGAATAAAAAATATTACTTCACAACTGGCCCAGTTAAAGGACAGGGAAGTGGAGGTTATATTGGTCTCTTCCGGTGCAGTAGCTTCAGGAAGGAGCCTGATCAGCGTACCGGAGCGAACCGATGCTATTGCAGCGAGGCAATTGCTGGCAGCAGTAGGACAGGTGCAACTAATCAACACTTATTCCAGTCTTTTCCAGGAACACCGGATGCTTTGCGCGCAGGTATTGGTTACTAAGGAAGATTTTCGTGATCGGAAGCATTACCTGAACATGAAGAATTGTTTCCAGATACTGCTGCAAAATAAAGTGGTGCCCATCGTCAACGAAAACGATGTGGTATCCGTTACCGAATTGATGTTTACAGATAATGATGAGTTGGCAGGATTGGTAGCGGCCATGTTGGATGCAGATGCCCTGATCATCTTATCGAATGTGGATGGCGTGTACAATGGTGATCCCAGGCAGGAAGGCGCGCAGGTGATTGAAGAGATACGTGCCAGGGAGACCCATTTTGCAAGCTTTGTTTCTCCCGGTAAATCGCAGTTCGGGCGCGGAGGAATGGTTACCAAATCGGTGATGGCACAGAAAGTGGCCCGTTTGGGTATACCTGTACACATAGCCAATGGGAAAAAAGACAATGTGCTGCCGGATCTGTTGGATAATAAGCTGACGCATACCCGGTTTGTACCGGATAAAAATGCTTCCGGTACGAAGAAGTGGCTGGCCACCGCTGCCAATGCGGCCACAGGTGTGGTGCAAATCAACGAAGGCGCCAAAGCAGCATTACTCTCCGGCAAGGCAACAAGCCTGCTGCCTGTAGGTGTAACAGCGATATTATCTGATTTCCAAAAAGGAGATATCATACAGGTGGTAGATGAAGCGGCACAATTGGTGGGATTAGGTATCGCACAATATGGCTCAGATAAGGCACAGGAGCGGATAGGAGCGCGTAACCAAAAAGCATTGGTGCATTATGATTATTTTTACCTCTCGGTTTAA